The sequence TAGGCTCTCGCAGTCTTCTGAGCACACTGTAGTTATGGGAGATAACTATGAGGCATTATCAACGTTGATGTCGATTTCCCCGAGGTTCGGGTTGACGGTTGGGCAAGATTATTCACTTGTCTCGTTTGGCGGGAGTTATCATATTGAATCTGAGCGGTCATTGCGGACTACCGAGTGCGGTACGGATCGTTATGAGATGGGCAGAATGTGCGTAGATTGCACGGTAGCTCGGTTCAACGGTGAGACTGATTTGTCATCCGTGTTTTTTCCTGCACGTATCGTTGAGGGCGGAACCGTTGCATAGAATCCTCGCCCGCTTTTCCGAGTAAAGTTTGCCGTGTAAATGTTTATGAAGCGCAGTGGCTAAAGGAGTTGGCGATGAATGATGTGAGTTTGGTGCAAACGTCATCGGGTCCGATATTGCCGTGGCGTCCGATCGTCACGTTCTTTGCCGCGACGCTGTTTCATTCGCTGTGGTTGATTGCTCTGCAGTTATGGCTGGGCGTGAGTCTTGACTACATCGCTTTTCCGCAGCTGAGTCCTACGTTGGGTTTGGCCACTACCTGGTTGTTGTATCGAAGTTGGTTGACACCGTTCTTGCCGGTGGCGCCAACGGGTGTGGGGGAGTTTGGTAGACGTTCGCGCATAGTTATTGTGGTGTGTCTCGGATATGTTCTTGCTACCTGGGCGCTCGCGGAGTTACTGCAGGTGGGTTCGTATCGTGCCATGTTTACGGATTGGCATTTGGTCGGCTTCTTGACAGTGCAGTTTTTGGGCGCGTTGGTCGAAGAGATCGGCTGGCGTGGGTTTTTGCAGCCGTTGTTTGTGAAGCGTTTCGGCGCGATCTGGGGTGCGAGCCTGGTTGGCATCATCTGGGCGGCATGGCACGGCGACCAGTTGCTAGATCCGGCGGGGTTTGTAATTTTTGCGTTGACGTGTGTGGCACTCTCGTTGGTCTTGGAGATGATGGTTGCCGGTTCTTGGTGGCAGCGGGGTTTGCTTGCAGCTGGGTTGCATTGGACAGTGAACATTGCGCCCGTCGTCGTTATTAATGTCGACGACGACGCAACGTCCAACGTGGCTGTTGCCGCGGTATCGCTAATTCCGCAATGTGTGTTTGGGGTGATCGCCCTTGTGATTCTTGTCAAACGCTACGGTTGGCCGCGATTGGGTAAACTTAAGAGATGAAAAGTTTTATGCGTCTGTGGCCGGTAGTTGCGGCCGTGAGTATTGTTCTTACTGGCTGTTCGCCAGCGGTTGAGTCTGTCCCGGATTCTGCTCCAGCAGAGCAGAGTCAGAGCGAGGCGAGCCAGCCGGATAGTAACCCGGATCTTGCGTCGGTTCGTACCAGCAATTTGGTCGATGCGGCGACTCGCGAGGAAGTTTTTGCCCAACTGCGCCAAGCTGGCATCAGTCAGGCGGCGCTGGATGAGTTTGCGCGTCAAGTGGAACGGTTCAATGGGAACGTGCCGACGTCGTCGTTAGTCTCAGAAGGTTTCGTGCCGCTGAGCGCAACGGAGAAAATGGATGAACTTGCGATTATTCAGGCTGCGCAAGACAAAGCTGCCCCGTTAACGAATTGCCGAATCACCACGTTTACGCTGGGGCGGGAACTGGTGACTGTTGGTAAGACTGACGGCGCGGACGATTCGCAACTGTTCTTCGACGCAGAGTCTATCGATACTCCGCCGGCGATATTTAATGCTGGTGAGCGCGATGCGTTCATGGCGCTATATGGGCGCGTGCCGACCGTGGCGGCGAAGGATTCTGCGCAGCATGCGAAGGATATTGCGGCGTATTTTGCCGATCACCAGATTACGTTTACGCCGGGTAAGGCGTCGATGGTGTCGGTGTTTATGCACGACAATATCGATCCAGAGCGCGCGGCGATGTTCGTTGGGCACGTGGGCGTGCTGGTGGAAAACGAGCCGGGGAAGTTGTTGTTTGTGGAGAAGCTGGCGTTCGATCAGCCGTATCGGGCGAGCTGGTTTGAATCGCGCGACCAACTGGTGACATATCTGCGCTCGATGTACGATGACGGGCCAGATCAAGACTATAGCCAGCCGGTGATTATGGAGAATGATCGCGTGCTGTCTTAACGGCGGGCAAGCTGAGTGTCCACGTGGTGTAGGGCACTCAGCTTGACGTTATGGAAATGGTAATGATACTGTAAACACCATGTTGCGTAAGAGTTTAGAGATTATTAGCGGGTGTGCAGGCTAGAGAAGCCGCCATCCGCAGTCCTGCGCACCCCACCCCGAAACCTTCTTGGTTCGGGGATTTTTTATATCGCGTTTCGCACGTTTTGATTGTCAATCCATTTCCAGCAAAGGTGTCTTTTTATGTCTACAACAACAGGTAGAGAAGTCTGGTCGTCTCGGACAGTGTTTCTTGCTGCCGCAATTGGCTCGGCGATTGGGTTAGGGAACATTTGGCGGTTCCCGTATATCGCCTATGAGAACGGCGGCGGGTCCTTCCTCGTGCCGTACGTGATCGCGCTGGTGACAGGCGGCGTATCGATGCTGTTCTTCGACTACGCGATCGGGCACCGGTTCCGTGGTGCGCCGCCGTTGGCGTTCCGCCGGATTTCGCGCCGGGCCGAGATGTTTGGCTGGGTGCAAACTTTGGTGACGTTTTTTATCGCGGTCTACTACATGGCAATTTTGGCGTGGTCGGCATTCTATGCCTACTATTCGCTGACGTTGGCGTGGGGCGATGATCCCGAAGCGTTCTTCGTCAAGGAGTTCTTGCAGGTTGATGGCTCGCGGGTTTTCAGCGCCGGATATTTGCCGAGTTTGACCATCGGCTTGGCGCTGATCTGGCTGGCGTTGCTCTATGTCATGTCCCATGGCGTCGAGCGCGGCGTAGGTAAGGTGTCGAAGGTTGCTGTGCCGTTGTTAATCGTGCTGTTTTTGGCGATCACGGTGCGTGCGCTGTTCCTGCCAGGTGCGGCTGCTGGCTTGGATACGCTGTTTACCCCGGACTGGTCGGCGCTGTTAAAGCCATCGGTATGGATGGCTGGTTACGGTCAGATCTTCTATTCGCTCGCGGTTGGTTTTGGCATCATGTTGACGCAGGCGTCCTACTTGAAGCGTCGTACTGACGTGACCACGACCGCCTGGACAGTTGCCTTCGCGAATTCTTCCTTCGAGGTGCTGGCTGGCATCGGAGTGTTCTCGGTGTTGGGATATATGGCGACGACGTCGGGTCAAGAAGTTGGCGACGTAGTTTCGTCTGGAATCGGGCTGGCGTTCATCGCTTTCCCGAAGATCATCTCGCTGATGCCGGGCGGTCCATTGTTTGGTGCATTGTTCTTTGGTTCGCTGTTCTTGGCCGGGTTCACGTCAATGTTTTCGATCATCGAGGTGCCGATCTCGGCTGCAATGGACAAGTTCGGTTGGGCACGCCGCAAGGCTGTGATGGTTGTTGGTGGTTTGGCTGGCGCGATCTCTGTGGCGTTATTGCCGACGACGACGGGCCTTGCGACCTTGGACATCATGGATAAGTTCATCAACGTGTTCGGCATCGTGATGATCGCCCTGGTGACTTTGCTGGTTGTGGGGTGGGGCATGAAGATGTTCCCAGTGCTTTCGCGGCATTTGGATGCTATCTCAACGATTCGTACGCGCGGCTGGTGGGTTGCTGCAGTTGGCGTCCTTACCCCGTTCGTATTGGCGGTGACCTTGGTTGGTGACACTCGCGAACTGTTGACGAACCCGTATGGAGGCTATACCACCGGGCAGCTGCTGGTGTTCGGCTGGGGATTAGCCCTGTTGATTTGGGTAGTTGGTTTTGTGATGAGTCGATTGCCGTGGGCTAAGAAAACTGAACTGCAGGCTCCGGTTGAGTACGACTTCGACGTTGATCGGCCGGCCGACCAGCCGCATCCGGTTGCCGTTGATGTTCGTGGTGAAAGTAGTGAAGAGCTAACAGAAGGGGGCCGGGCATGAGTGCTTCAGCCGTAGTAATGATGATCGTTTATTTAGGAATTGTTGGCGGCGGGCTCGCGTACGGCGTGGGGCTCATGGCTACCCATCCGGACGAAACTGCCGGGGAGCTGGGCGCGCTGGAGCATGAGGCTAAGGCCGCGGCGCGCGAGGCTGGCGGGATTGGTGTTGGTAGCATGGAGCCGCTGGACTAGCGTCTGGAAAACCCGGCAATAGCGCAAACCTAGCTCATATAAGCCTCGGTTTGCGCTATTGCCGGGTTTACTGTGCACCTGACTAGTTACCAGGCCCTGAAACGGGCATCTTTCTCCAGGATAGCTATGGTAAGGTTAACCTAACCTATATAGAGGAGTGTAAGATGTCGCCAACCCTGTTATCGGAATCAGTTGTGGTAGCTGATGTTTTGGCCGATTTACCTGTAGTGAAGAATTCGACGACGTCGCGAGTGGTGGTCAATAACGAATTGCTGCGTCATGTGATGTTTTCGATGGATGCCGGTCAAGTGTTAACCGAGCACTCATCTTCGCGGGCAGTGATCGTCAATATTCTCTCTGGGAAAATGTTGTTCACGGTTTCCGATGCGGTGCAAACCGTTAGCGGTGGAGATGTTATTTATCTTGCGCCGAATGAACGTCATGCGGTTGAAGCAGTAGAACCGTCCTATATGTCGTTGACTTTAGTTGTTCAACCAACTTCGGAGGAAACTTCATGAGCGGTGATATAAAAGGTGCTCGGAGCGGTCCAGAAGAAAATCGACTACAGGGTCACTGGCTGCTAGCCAAAATGGGGAAGCGGGTGCTACGCCCTGGTGGGCTAGAAATGACCACCACTTTGCTGGAGCACGCCGAACTGAAACCTACACAGACGGTTGTAGAGTTTGGGCCAGGCGTAGGTAAAACAGCTAGTTTGTTGCTTCAGACACCGCCGAGCAGTTACATCGGAGTAGATCCGCACACGGAAGGTACCTCGGACGTTAGTCGAATTCTCAAGAACTATCCGCACGTCGCTAGTCGTTTAGTAGCCGCCGATGCTAAGGATACTGGTCTTGAAGACGGTGTGGCAGATATGGTGATGGGCGAAGCAATGCTTACCATGATGTCGCCTGCTGACAAGATAGCGACAATGCGTGAGGCTGCGCGATTGCTGAAACCGGGTGGCAAATATGTCATTCATGAAATGGGGCTGATTCCGGACGATATTGCGCCCGAACTAGCTCAGCAATTACAAAAAGAGATTTCACGTACGATCAAGGTTGGAGCTAGGCCTCTCACAATGCCAGAATGGCAGCAGCTTCTAACCGAAGCCGGGCTTGCCGTCGAGTTCACCTACAGTAACTCCATGAGCTTGCTGGAACCCAAACGCCTGCTTGCCGACGAAGGTCTAGTAGGCGTGCTTCGGATTGTTAAAAACATGATCACTAATCCGGCAGGCCGCAAACGTATGCTTGCGATGCGGGCGATCTTTGATGAATACGCAGATAATTTATGTGCTGTTGGAATTATCGCCACTAAGCCACTCGCTGAGTGACCCGGGTCTGCGAATCTGGGCAATAGCGCAAACCGAGGTCTATATGAGCTAGGTTTGCGCTATTGCCGAGTTTTCCTTACGCACGGTTGCTGGGCTAGCGTTGCTCATCCGGGTGGATCCACTCGGAAATATCCTTCCGAAAAAACTGTCTGTATGTCCATGATATTGATAAAAAATGGGAATTCGGAAAAATTGTTCCGAAAGTAGTGAACCTAGGGTATTCTTATGGTCATGAATACCTTAACCGGAAATATCCTTCCGAAAAAAGCTTCTGCTGTCAGTGTTGCTGGTGCTCCGACGTCGATCGCCCAGAAACTGAAAACGACTCGTAAAGAATATGGACTTACTCAACAACAGGTAGCCGATCTTGCGGGCGTGTCAGATCGGACTGTGCGTAAGCTCGAACAAGGCGAGGCAAGCCCGAGTCTGAAAGCTCTTTTGGCTGTTGCAGCAACCCTTGGTTTAGAGGTTCAGGTGGTGCTGCCGTGAAACAATCGCTGGCTATGGAACTCCCCGATTTACGGTTTGTTGAAAGCGCAGATGTATATAAAGGAGATCTGCATGCAGGAACACTAACTCGTCTACCTAATGGAGACGTCGAATTTTCCTACCTTCCTGATTATAGTGGCGAACCGGTTTCATTTTCGTTGCCGTTAGGCGAAAAGGCTGTGCGCCCAGGGGGAGCTCTTCCGGCATTCTTTGCCGGGCTGCTACCAGAGGGTCACCGGCTAACAGTATTAAAGCAATCCACCAAAACCTCAATGGACGATGAATTGACCATGCTCCTTGCGGTCGGTGCTGATACACCGGGAGATGTCCGAGTCTTTCCTGCAGGGCCTATTGAAATGGAACTGCTCGCCTTTCTTATCGCCACTTGCAATCGACCTGCCGAATATGTTTCATTCCTTTGGAAGCTTCCTATGTCAAACATGTCTTTGTTTTCTTGACGTTTTCTCGGGGAATTTGATACTAGAATAGTTGCTCTTTTTGTGTGTGGCAGGAAAGGATTTTTAGAAAATGATATCGCTGAAATTTGTGACTGTCACTATGCAAGGAATACAAATTTCCACCGTTGGGGCTTATCTATTTTGATTCAGTAAGTTTGGCGCTCCGTTATCTTTTTCTTACGCCGATGTGCAGGGATCGAAAAAGCGGTTAGCTATGTTTTTAGCATTGTGTAGGAAGATAACCTTTGTTCGGCAGTGTTATGTGCGAGTAGATGATGTGTAAATCTGTGTATGAGATCAGAGCAAAGTCGTAAAAGCTGTTAACTTGTGAGTAGATAGCATGGTCGAGTGTCATAGTAGTGACAGAATTGAGGGAGAATTGTTAAGTATATTATTTGGCATAAGCGGCGCAGTTTTCGTAAGGGGATTCTTCCGGATGCTGGAGTTAAGGAAAGGAACGCTTGATTTTCCAGTAAAGTACATGACAGTACAGGAACTACGCACAACATTTCCCGTTTCTAAAAGGTCAGCACGATTTTTAGCATTTAGAACTGTACCTGCATTTGTAGTTGCTCTGTTGCTGATATCAATAGGTCAACAACAAAATTTAGGCTCATGGACATTGAGAGCGAGTATAGTAATTGCGTTGCTATTTGGACATTATCTTGATGTGATTGGCATTTTTAAAAAATCTAATAAGGTAGCTATCAGATTCATACATGGAGCATTATTTTTTTGGTACATAATCCTGGCGATTATTTTTTGTTTTGTTGCTGAACTTGATCTGAGATGGCTTGCACCTGACCTCGAAAATTTGCGAGATTCTCTGTGGGCTGGCCTCATTATTGGAATAGGGGTAGCTATATTTATAAAATTGGATTCAACAAAAGATGAACCTGTCTCATTGACGGGGGAAACCGTGAATGATGATGAGGAAAAATATATATGGAAGTGTTTCAGGAAAGTCAATAAGCGCTTCTGTATCATTATATTCAAAATATCTCGCCAGTATGCTATAGAGCCTCTTCTAATCTACTCCATTGTAATTTTTGAGGATATGAATCGACCGTGGCTAATCAGATTTATAGAAAAAGTAGTAAATAGATTTTCTGATCGTAGTCTTACGGTTGGAATTGCACAGGTGAAGTCGCCTTTTCCACTTAGCGATAAGGCCAGCATAGAAAGAATGGGACAGTTGATCGGCGAGCGGAAAGGCAAAAAAGAAAACGTTTCTAATGAGGATATAGTGGCGTTTTATAACAATGATAGGAATTATGTGCAACAGGTAATGTTGATATGCTCCGTTTTAAGAAAGTTATCCGAAGCTGATCCTGCAGACCGGACATCTATTTTATAAGGATCTGGTGTTCGTACGGAAAGACGATTGTTATAAGTCAACGGTGGAAATATTCGGCGGAGTGTTGTGTTCAGGTAGTGTATTTTGCTATTGAAACGGAAGGCATATTTTGGTTGCAGGCCAGTAGATAGGTGTTGTTCAAGGATTGCTTGGCTGATGGGTTAAAGCAATGAAGCGTACTGATTTTTGTTCCTCGGTTTTTCGATGGGGATTGGGTTATGACTCAACGTTATTCATAAGACTTTAGGGATTGTGTGATTCGTCTAGTTGAGGATCGTTCGCTTGAATACCTGAGTGTGACAGTGACATCAGTGATGGTCGATATTGGGTTCAAGCTCGGTGTTACAAAGGAAACGATGTGGTGCTGGTATTTCCAGGAGCAGGCTGATACTGGGAAGAAACCTAGTGCCGATAGACAGGAGTCTGCTGAACTACATCAGCTGCGTGAAGAGAATGCGGAACTTCGACGGGCGAATGAGATTTTGAAACTTGCTTTGATTTGTCGCTTCAGAACTCGACCCGGGAGGCAGGAAATGGTCGCGTTTATTGACATGTATCGCGGACATTTCTCCCCCTCTATGTCTATTGCCGAGTAATGAACGAACAACCATCATGGTTTCCACTCCTCGCGCGGGTATCGGCTAGCGAAATCACGTCCGCGGGCAGCACAATACGTGCGCGATCGCGAGCTAGTCGAAGAAATCCGCCGGTTTTATGGCAAGGATTACGACGCGTGGGATGCTTGTAAAGTATGGCATGCTATGTGCCTTGCTGGTGTCTGTGGTGTTTGTTGGGATAGATAAACGATCACCACCAAGCCGCCGTCTACGCCTGATGTACGTCCCAGCCTCGTGCAACATTACTTTAAGGCTGATTGCCTGAGCCGGTTGTGGGTTGCCGATATTTACCTAGATTCACACCCATACCGAATTCGTTTCCATCGCTTTTGTTACCGATGTTTTGTCACGGATGATTGTTGGCTGGGGAATGCGCTCAACTATGAAAACTGAAGCATTGCCTTTAGAAGCATTAGATCAAGTAATCGCTCAAGTCAAAGGTAACCGTGCTTCATTGGCCCATCACAATGAGTATGGATCTTAGTGCGTCTCGATCCGGAACGGGAACATGCTTACAGACCATGGGATCGCTTTATCAGCTTTGTCAGTTGATGATTCATACAACAACGCGTTAGCTGAAACTGTTAATGGACTCTGCAAACCGAGCCGATAGATTCCCAGCTACGGGCCGGTATTACCGAGGTAGAGTTCGTCGCCTCCGAACTGGGCGTACTGGTAGAACACTCACCAGCTGCGTGGAGCACTAGGATACTGCACACCAAACGAGACAATCGAAGTCTATAACAAAACATGTGCTAGGCAACTGGCACTCATTTAAAACGGAACACAGCCTAAGACGCTTCAGTCCAGTCGGCTTTGTCGTGTGCAAGGTCTGAATACCCACTGAAGGCCGGTTCGGATTTGTGTTCCTTACTGGGCGAGGCCGTCACCCTCGACCTGCCCAATGCTGGAGCCCCGTGATACGCCCAGACAAACTCGCTGCTATAGGGCGTTGCTTACCGGTTGGGAGAAGGCTTTCAGGTCTTCCCACGAGTCTGCGCGAGCGGTGTCTTGTTCGTAAGCGATCAGATAACCCCAGTGCTGGCCGGCGTAGGCGTCCTCAGCAACTAGACGCCGTACCAGAGTTTCGGCGGCCTTGCGTTTGGCCTGCACTTTGGCGTCGTCGCGACCGCGCTCGTCTTTACCTTCGATGATCCAATGCACGCCGTTGGTGTCGAGGGCGACGAAATCGGGGAAGTAGCGATCCTTGGCGTTGTAGTACACAAATGCCTGGTCTTGCGAGTGGAGCCGATGCCACCACACGATCCCTGGAGAGGTGTTGAGCAGGCGGGCAAGCTGGTATTCGCCGGTGAAAGAGTCGAAGGATTCTTCCGCGAACAGCGACTTGAACCAGCCCCCATAGACCCGGTGGCGCACGAACTGGTCGCGACTCTCGATCTGGTCATGCACCTCCTCACCGAGTGGTAGCGTGTATCCCTCACCAGGCATCGACTTGGGGCGAATAGCCGGCACCTCGCGGGTGGCCCGCAGGGTCTCGGTCGTGTAGTTCTTAATCAGTCCCAGTAGCTCGGCGCGAGCCGAGCCGAGGGACTTGACTGTCCAACCGGTGAACGTCACACTCTGCATGAACCTAGGAACCAGGAACGTAGTGACGTAGCGGGCGGTTTGTTCGGTCTTGGGCACCAGCGACATGTTGATGACCAGCTTGATCAGTGCCTCTTGCGCGTCAGCATCATCGATGTGAATGGAGTCGACTTCGGCGCTCTCTCGATCCTCGGCTCGTAGCTTCTTGCCCAAGACAGCGATGATCTCCTTACGCAAGAGCACGTCCCCGGCGGAAGTGACTCGCCGGGCAGCCTGCTCAATCTCAAAGTCACTGATTTCAGACAGGTCAATGGGAGGTTGTTGCACCTTCATCATCGTTACCGGGAATTGATAGGCCACATCAGCAAAGTTGGGGTTGCGTCCGATCGAGACAAGCTCCCAAGTGAGTTTTTCCTCCGAGTCGGTGATAGTGCGAATCCCGACACCAGGTAGCCCTGTACCCTCATCGACACTACCGCCGACGAGAACCGTGCCCGGTTGAGGGGCCACACCGGTATCGTCACTGTTGGAGCCGGTACAAGGCCCCGGCACGGCCTTAGCCGTTGATTGATCGCTGTCACTCTCGGTAGTGGTTGTTCCCGCACCCGTGCCTGTTTTTTCGGTGGCTTTGCGGATTGCTTCTTCCACTTTAATCTTGTCGGGCTCGGCGACGGCTTCTTCCAGGCCGAACTGCTGAAGGATGTTCTCAGTGTTGAGGAGTTCAGTGAAAGACTGGTGGGCGATGATGTCGAGTTGGTCGATCTGCCATACGCCCGTGTACTTCCCGAACGGTAGCCTGAGTCCGCGTCCCATAGTCTGCTGGGTCAGCACCTCCGAGGCCATGGCCCGTAGTGTCACGACGACGGCGATGTTCTTGACATCCCAGCCTTCCTTGAGCTTGTTCACGCTCACCACAGCCAGCACGGGTGATTCAGGTTGGTCGAGCCCGTCGAGGCGACGCTGGGTCAACTCGTCTTCATGCTTGGAGTCCACTTGCAACACGGCCTCATCCCGGCCGAGATACTCCGGAGTGCGTAACAGTTCAGCAACCTGGGTAGCGTGCTCCACATCCGAACATACGACGAACGTGACTGCGTTGAGGTGAGAGTGGTTCTGGCTCGCAGCATACGAGTCGTAGTATGCCTGCTTGAGGTCGCGCAACTGCAGTGCGTCACGTAACTGTTGTTCCTCAGAGGCTTCGTCGGTGCCGTATCCAGTCTTGCGGAACGCAAGCACAGGCGCTTTGACATACTTGTCCTGAATAGCCCGGTAGAGCGGGTATTCGTAGATGACATGATCGGTCTTCTTGTCCACCGACGCCGTCAGACCAATCGTCGCCGCCGGATCGAGTTCCTTCAATGCCGCATTGAATGCCACTGCACTCGCCCCGTACAGGTGGGACTCGTCGGCGATCACCACTAGATCGTCAAGGTTCTTGAGGTAATCAAAAAGCACACCAGCGTTCTCGTCAAACCGGCGCGGCTTGCGACGCATCGCATCCTGGGTACCACCATGGGTGTCGCCCTCGGCTTCTTTCGGCGCGATCAACTGTTGGATGTTGAAGATGAACGCCAGCACCGGCACCTCACGGCCGAACGCGAGTCGAGCCGCGCCATTCTGGCGAGCCACCCAGGCAGAGTAATCCTGCGGGGTGACCACCTCAGGCGGCACCGCGGAGCCGGTGATGTAGCGGGACGAACCCGGTGTGAAATTCTGTACCGTCTTTGTCTGTACCGTCTTGCCCGGGGTGACAATCACGACGTTGCCAACCCCTTGACGGCGCAGATATTCCACGAACGCCGCCATCAGATAGGTCTTACCCACACCCGTAGCAAGGTTTAACACCTGCATTACCGTGGAGTCGTAGTCGCCGTCGAGGGTGAAGACCAACTGGCGTAGCGCCTCCTTGTTAGGAGCGCGCAGGTCGAACTCCGAACTGATCGACTCCAACATATCCGAATCAAAACTGATGTTAAGACGCTTAGCCATTACTGATCACCACCTTGTGCGTAGCGGAAAATATCATCCGGGATAGCAATTACCCGAGATCCTTTCATCTGCTTGCGAAGGCGTTGGCGGACGCCGTCCATCACGGTGGTGGCGGCTAATACGATCGTCTCGCCTAGTTGAACATGAGACACGAGTGAGTCCACCACCTCAACGGTCGCTACACCCTCTACCACCTTTAACAAGGCATTGCCACGGCGAGCATCGAAAATATAGTCATCATCCGGGTGCAACAGCGTAAAACCAAGATTGGCAGCGACCGACTCGATCAGCGTATCGCCTGTCGCTTCAGCAGTGAGCATCACCCGATTCAGCTCGGGATTGTAGTCGAAACATGCAGGCGATAGGTGAGCAACTTGGAAACCTCCGCCACCA is a genomic window of Arcanobacterium phocae containing:
- a CDS encoding CPBP family intramembrane glutamic endopeptidase; translated protein: MNDVSLVQTSSGPILPWRPIVTFFAATLFHSLWLIALQLWLGVSLDYIAFPQLSPTLGLATTWLLYRSWLTPFLPVAPTGVGEFGRRSRIVIVVCLGYVLATWALAELLQVGSYRAMFTDWHLVGFLTVQFLGALVEEIGWRGFLQPLFVKRFGAIWGASLVGIIWAAWHGDQLLDPAGFVIFALTCVALSLVLEMMVAGSWWQRGLLAAGLHWTVNIAPVVVINVDDDATSNVAVAAVSLIPQCVFGVIALVILVKRYGWPRLGKLKR
- a CDS encoding DUF4300 family protein produces the protein MKSFMRLWPVVAAVSIVLTGCSPAVESVPDSAPAEQSQSEASQPDSNPDLASVRTSNLVDAATREEVFAQLRQAGISQAALDEFARQVERFNGNVPTSSLVSEGFVPLSATEKMDELAIIQAAQDKAAPLTNCRITTFTLGRELVTVGKTDGADDSQLFFDAESIDTPPAIFNAGERDAFMALYGRVPTVAAKDSAQHAKDIAAYFADHQITFTPGKASMVSVFMHDNIDPERAAMFVGHVGVLVENEPGKLLFVEKLAFDQPYRASWFESRDQLVTYLRSMYDDGPDQDYSQPVIMENDRVLS
- a CDS encoding sodium-dependent transporter, which encodes MSTTTGREVWSSRTVFLAAAIGSAIGLGNIWRFPYIAYENGGGSFLVPYVIALVTGGVSMLFFDYAIGHRFRGAPPLAFRRISRRAEMFGWVQTLVTFFIAVYYMAILAWSAFYAYYSLTLAWGDDPEAFFVKEFLQVDGSRVFSAGYLPSLTIGLALIWLALLYVMSHGVERGVGKVSKVAVPLLIVLFLAITVRALFLPGAAAGLDTLFTPDWSALLKPSVWMAGYGQIFYSLAVGFGIMLTQASYLKRRTDVTTTAWTVAFANSSFEVLAGIGVFSVLGYMATTSGQEVGDVVSSGIGLAFIAFPKIISLMPGGPLFGALFFGSLFLAGFTSMFSIIEVPISAAMDKFGWARRKAVMVVGGLAGAISVALLPTTTGLATLDIMDKFINVFGIVMIALVTLLVVGWGMKMFPVLSRHLDAISTIRTRGWWVAAVGVLTPFVLAVTLVGDTRELLTNPYGGYTTGQLLVFGWGLALLIWVVGFVMSRLPWAKKTELQAPVEYDFDVDRPADQPHPVAVDVRGESSEELTEGGRA
- a CDS encoding methionine/alanine import family NSS transporter small subunit, with translation MSASAVVMMIVYLGIVGGGLAYGVGLMATHPDETAGELGALEHEAKAAAREAGGIGVGSMEPLD
- a CDS encoding cupin domain-containing protein, coding for MSPTLLSESVVVADVLADLPVVKNSTTSRVVVNNELLRHVMFSMDAGQVLTEHSSSRAVIVNILSGKMLFTVSDAVQTVSGGDVIYLAPNERHAVEAVEPSYMSLTLVVQPTSEETS
- a CDS encoding methyltransferase domain-containing protein; translation: MSGDIKGARSGPEENRLQGHWLLAKMGKRVLRPGGLEMTTTLLEHAELKPTQTVVEFGPGVGKTASLLLQTPPSSYIGVDPHTEGTSDVSRILKNYPHVASRLVAADAKDTGLEDGVADMVMGEAMLTMMSPADKIATMREAARLLKPGGKYVIHEMGLIPDDIAPELAQQLQKEISRTIKVGARPLTMPEWQQLLTEAGLAVEFTYSNSMSLLEPKRLLADEGLVGVLRIVKNMITNPAGRKRMLAMRAIFDEYADNLCAVGIIATKPLAE
- a CDS encoding helix-turn-helix transcriptional regulator; the protein is MNTLTGNILPKKASAVSVAGAPTSIAQKLKTTRKEYGLTQQQVADLAGVSDRTVRKLEQGEASPSLKALLAVAATLGLEVQVVLP
- a CDS encoding HipA N-terminal domain-containing protein; amino-acid sequence: MKQSLAMELPDLRFVESADVYKGDLHAGTLTRLPNGDVEFSYLPDYSGEPVSFSLPLGEKAVRPGGALPAFFAGLLPEGHRLTVLKQSTKTSMDDELTMLLAVGADTPGDVRVFPAGPIEMELLAFLIATCNRPAEYVSFLWKLPMSNMSLFS
- a CDS encoding DEAD/DEAH box helicase → MAKRLNISFDSDMLESISSEFDLRAPNKEALRQLVFTLDGDYDSTVMQVLNLATGVGKTYLMAAFVEYLRRQGVGNVVIVTPGKTVQTKTVQNFTPGSSRYITGSAVPPEVVTPQDYSAWVARQNGAARLAFGREVPVLAFIFNIQQLIAPKEAEGDTHGGTQDAMRRKPRRFDENAGVLFDYLKNLDDLVVIADESHLYGASAVAFNAALKELDPAATIGLTASVDKKTDHVIYEYPLYRAIQDKYVKAPVLAFRKTGYGTDEASEEQQLRDALQLRDLKQAYYDSYAASQNHSHLNAVTFVVCSDVEHATQVAELLRTPEYLGRDEAVLQVDSKHEDELTQRRLDGLDQPESPVLAVVSVNKLKEGWDVKNIAVVVTLRAMASEVLTQQTMGRGLRLPFGKYTGVWQIDQLDIIAHQSFTELLNTENILQQFGLEEAVAEPDKIKVEEAIRKATEKTGTGAGTTTTESDSDQSTAKAVPGPCTGSNSDDTGVAPQPGTVLVGGSVDEGTGLPGVGIRTITDSEEKLTWELVSIGRNPNFADVAYQFPVTMMKVQQPPIDLSEISDFEIEQAARRVTSAGDVLLRKEIIAVLGKKLRAEDRESAEVDSIHIDDADAQEALIKLVINMSLVPKTEQTARYVTTFLVPRFMQSVTFTGWTVKSLGSARAELLGLIKNYTTETLRATREVPAIRPKSMPGEGYTLPLGEEVHDQIESRDQFVRHRVYGGWFKSLFAEESFDSFTGEYQLARLLNTSPGIVWWHRLHSQDQAFVYYNAKDRYFPDFVALDTNGVHWIIEGKDERGRDDAKVQAKRKAAETLVRRLVAEDAYAGQHWGYLIAYEQDTARADSWEDLKAFSQPVSNAL